The window GTAGCTCTAACAGATCACTTTAGGTTCGGTAAAGATTAAACTGTGCTGTTTCCACCTTTTCTCCTTATTGTCCTATAATTTCTGTTTTCCTCTCGATCCTGCAGAATGATCAACGCAGACTTTAGCACGGCTACAGTCCTGATCTCCTTCGGAGCCGTTCTGGGTAAAACCAGCCCGGTGCAGCTCCTCATCATGACCATACTGGAGATCACCATCTTCTCCATCAACGAACATCTGGTGGTCAACATCCTCGGAGTGAGTACACACTTACACATGCTTTAAGACCAGGAGCATTCACTGTGTAAACTGGGTTTAATTAAACTCTACCCCCCCTCTCTTTCACAGGCTAGTGATGTTGGAGCATCCATGGTCATCCACGCTTACGGAGCCTACTTCGGCCTGGCAGTGGCTCGAGTACTTTACCGACCAGGTTTAAGAAACGGACACGAGAACGACGGATCTGTTTATCACTCTGATCTGTTTGCTATGATTGGTAAGAGCCAGTTACACGATCCTGACCGACTTTGCTGTCGTTCAGAGGCTGTAACAGGATCAGTTTTagatctagagtgaagatactggcatcatatgaaactagaaaactgcggaatccatcggtaccaaccatgtcatactagcttgtcaagaaggaggttaaataacgctccaaactcacgccacattttggccattttcaaaggggtcccttgacctctgacctcaagatatgtgaatgaatatgggttctatgggtacccacgagtctcccctttacagacatgcccactttatgataatcacatgcagttttatgcatgcagtataaatgtgttcatTTCCACCTATTctgaaatggtgtatttgaatatttctgcaaactggggtccctaaacagtcttggaattatacataaattgagtatcactgtaaagctgagactcttgtggatccaatgagtccaactgtatttatgtgtgatgatgttagtccccataggagaaaTTTCATATagggatatttttttaaacttgacctcactctataaaatgacctgttgtgacctctaggataatcacagcctcatgaaactttacaaccacaagaTCTATaagactagaacaacttgacacatagtactgagctgcatctcaaattaatcttcaggttcccagctttcagatgatgtacaccacttctatgtgacatctactgttgacctgctatctccctctaaagaTCCCCgtccccccctaaaaaagacaggTCTATGTGGGTCTCATAGGGTTAAACTAAGGTTATGCATTAGTCATCGGTTTATAgcagtgatgtgttttatttggCTGTAATCTTCCCTCACTGGTTCATCACTGACCTCCTGCACATGTACGACTTATGCCACCCAGTGGACACAAATAACCACGCAGCATGTACAGTGACAAACAGATACTGACCTCAACTGTGTATCAATCCTGTTCATTTATCATTAATATGATGCGTCTCTAACTTGCGTTGTGGTTTGACAGGAATGAGATTTTCAACATGAACTGATGCTAATGCTGTTGCTTCATCACCCTCTCCTACAGGAACCGTCTTCCTGTGGATGTTCTGGCCCAGTTTTAACTCGGCCATCGCTGAGACGGAAACCGAACAGCTCACAGCGGTGGTCAACACCTATCTCTCCCTGGCCACCTGCGTGCTCTCCGCCTACGCCATCTCCAGCCTGGTGGAGCACAAAGGAAAACTGGACATGGTCAGATCACTTTCCTCTAATGTCCACAACAACACCAagttttaaaattttaaaaacaaattcagtTATATACTTGTTTTTATATCTTTCTATACGACAGGTGCACATTCAGAACGCCACCTTGGCTGGTGGCGTTGCCGTGGGAACATGTGCTGACATGAACATTGGGCCATTTGGGGCAATGCTGATTGGATTAGTGGCTGGCATCATCTCCACTCTGGGCTTCAAGTTCCTCACTGTGAGTGGAAAGCaaatgtgcaaaataaaaaaaaagctgattttAAATGATCGTTtcctgaaaaattaaaaaaatttgtgatgtaaacgattaatcaattaatcaattagtgaGTTTGCAGAACACCTGCAACAATTTGAATGGATTAAAGTAATTtttaagtagagctgcaacgattaatcaattagttgtcaactattaaattaatcaccagcTATTTTAATAaccgattaatcagtttgagtatttttttaagaaaaacaagtctattccagcttcttaaatgtgaatattttctggtttatttactcctttatgacagtaaactgaatatctgagttgtggacaaaacaacacatttgaagacgttatcttgggctttgggaaacactgatcgacatttttcaccactttctgacattttatacaccaaacaactaattattaattgagaaaataatcaacagattaatcgacaatgaaaataatctttagttcgAACCCTATTTTTAAGCAAACATGGGGAAAAAATCCCTGGTTtcaacttctcaaatgtgaatatttcatgGTTTTCTTGCTCTTCTATGATGGTAGATTGAATATCTtcgggttttggactgttggaaggacaaaacaagacatttgaaaatgCTCTGAGAAGCTGTGATGGATGTTTTCTAcaatttgttgacattttttagaccaaacgattaatcgagaaagtaATCAGTAGACTAATCGATAATAATTATTTGCAAAACACTTTACTTAACTACAAAAAATGTCTGTCAGCCAAAAATGATGAATTTCTAGATATAATTCAACATCTTTTTGGCAATATGAAGGCTCttgtccatttattttttttttaaacaaaatagatagatagatagtaactttattgatcccgagggaaattcaaattTCCaacatcacagttccatagtgcaaaacatgttagtacaaaggcagtaaaaaagttagtagtgcaaagtacaaaaaaatataccagatataaaaatacaaagagatgaagaaaactgttcaaactgaatatagtgcagggtaacagctgatatacaggactattaaaatgtgaatatagtgcagaaagtgatatagtgctggataataaaatataagagagatacagtagagaccaggggattaagaaatgtcaaatagaatataatgtgggatgagaactgaggtagagttttttaaaaatagactaaagtgcagaataagCTGTACATTATTGGTGGAATACAGTAAAACCAGTCTATAAAGGAGCAGAGTAGAGCTGTTGGTggtgtgcagaattaaaaaaaaagcttagtCTTATTGAAGTGCACTGTGTGTAATGTATATTTCACCTTTTAAAAAGACACTCCTTTGGTTTTTGTCCTCTGCAGCCCATCCTGGCATCCAACCTGGGCGTCCAGGATACCTGCGGTGTCCACAATCTGCACGGCATGCCCGGCATCCTGGGCGGGCTGGCTGGTATTGTGGCTGTGGCTCTGGGGAAAAAAGACAAGTAAGAGCCGTTTAACTCACCATAAATctaacatatacatataataatacacatacacacacacatatagctGTGCATTGTAGCTTTGAAGTAATTTTATACTTTAGTTAAATGCTTACATTCTCTTCtacccttctcctcctcctcttcctcagaggTAATGCTGTCATGCAAGCTGCTGCCTTGGCTTCATCCCTCGGGTTCGCCTTGGTTGGAGGTGCTATTACAGGTGGGTGGAGACCATAACATGTCACATATAACAGTTCAATTCCTGAGCAGTAGGTTTATCACTCAAACGGAGAAGGCCGAGGTTTGTCATGATGGAGCAAAAAGCCTGAATTCATTTCCTTCTTTCCAGGTTTAATAATGAAGTTGCCGTTCTGGGGCCAGCCGCCAGACCAGAACTGCTTCGATGACTCTCTTTACTGGGAGGTAAAGAAATCCCACTCCTCATAAATATTATCTCTAGTTTCTGACTGTCGAACATCACAAGTGATAGACGCAGTAGCCCAGTATTTCTTTTGAGTTATTAAATTTGTGGTAATGTGGTTTACAGCATCATTACAATCAAGATTTCATTCATAGAAAAGAGTTCTTCCTGTGTTCAACTCTCTGGTGGTACAGCAACATACATGTCCATATGACGTACacccagggaatgaaattagcacccaccTCCTGCCAAATaaataacagggtaaatgttgtgGCAGGTcaaaatgtcaggtcacctgTAGGTAatagtttgcatgcaaagatgaactcagtcaatgctttattgtatttgcaaagatatgagtcctctgtgataaatgcaaatgcagatcctactaatctgattgcataaaaaagtaaacttactcagattttatgcatatggcggtatgttcttcatactatgacagttttcctaaaattagatacaaaatatatatatatatatcgccttacttacagtaccGCAATATATCGTGTTATaatggtaacccctgtatcatgatacgtatcgtatcgtcagattcttgccaataaaCAGTCCTAGTGTTTATAATTGTAACGCGTTCTAcgtagatttcagaagtggcagacaaataaattgtgtggctagtagaaatgttcagtgacctgccacagtggcatgTGAGCCATGTCTTATTTAGCTCTCTTTCATTATGCTACAGACAAATAATTTGGATGTCTGCGTGTTTTCCAGGTTcccgaggaagaggaggagaacgaGGAGAGCTTGGCTCACGCCGATCACTCGAAGAACAAAGCAGAGGTTTAAATATCTGCTCGAGAAGTAAATCATTAATCGGCTGCACCATGTCTGCAGATATCAATCTGTCAAGTATATTAATGTGATGAAAACAAAACTAGACGATTTGCTCTACTCACCAACACAAGTCAAACTGTTTTGTAAGCAAAGATAGCTACAgtagtgtattttttttttttttaaattaggatGGGCAGAGAAAGTTTTACACATTAGAATCTCCAAAATATACATGAGTACTTTCTAAAAAATAAGATTTGGTTAATTCCATTTACActacggaaaaaaaaaactttaagaaTTTGAAACAGGGACCTtcagggattttttttacactgaaaattgtgatcaatatttttttaaatcacggTGGGTCATAGATTCACTGCTGATACACACAACTACTTCCATAAGAGCTTTctttagggctgacccgaatgcttcaaggcttcaaccgttgccatggtaatcgacctccaaatcagtattcgaatgcttcattttttgttgatttttagtattcaataataaagtatatataccCCCAAATAGTCcgtgaaataaggaataatcacacaatattattcattattcatattcaacattgcTCTGTCCAGGGCACTGAATATTTCTCTcattgaagcttcgaagcccaaaagcTGGTATTCTGGTCAGccctatttttcttttgtttcattttttatattataaaaaagcatgttttttttaaagatattagtaTA is drawn from Sebastes umbrosus isolate fSebUmb1 chromosome 18, fSebUmb1.pri, whole genome shotgun sequence and contains these coding sequences:
- the rhag gene encoding ammonium transporter Rh type A, whose product is MPAYATNMRMKFPIVALVLEIITIILFAVFVVYDDGKSHGHDGHDGHDGHDAQSNDTHTEEKSPMDLYPMFQDVHVMIFIGFGFLMTFLKRYGFSSVGLNLLLAAFGLQWGLLMQGFWHMDDGKIKVNIFKMINADFSTATVLISFGAVLGKTSPVQLLIMTILEITIFSINEHLVVNILGASDVGASMVIHAYGAYFGLAVARVLYRPGLRNGHENDGSVYHSDLFAMIGTVFLWMFWPSFNSAIAETETEQLTAVVNTYLSLATCVLSAYAISSLVEHKGKLDMVHIQNATLAGGVAVGTCADMNIGPFGAMLIGLVAGIISTLGFKFLTPILASNLGVQDTCGVHNLHGMPGILGGLAGIVAVALGKKDKGNAVMQAAALASSLGFALVGGAITGLIMKLPFWGQPPDQNCFDDSLYWEVPEEEEENEESLAHADHSKNKAEV